Genomic segment of Kogia breviceps isolate mKogBre1 chromosome 9, mKogBre1 haplotype 1, whole genome shotgun sequence:
ACTATTATCTATCACTCTGAAGATGGGAAAATGAAGCCACAGAGACTAAATAGATAGGAGGCTGCCACAATGAAGGGTCAGTCTAGTCACTGGGAAAGCTAACTGCAGGCGAATTTGTGAAGCAAATGAGTATTTCCTTTTAGGTTTCTAAACTCTCTTTCAAACTCTTTTCTCTCTAGTAACTCTGATTCCCCATGGTGCtattggaaaataatatattctcTCCAAATTATTATGACTCAATTAAGAACTCAAAATAGGTTAGAGAGGATATGATGAAATATAAATGTGGAGTTCTAAGAATGCTAATGCTGTCAAGTAGACAGTTCAAAGGCAAGATGTTTCAGTTAAATAAGAATTTCTAACATTCTGATGTATAGCTGAGGACAAGAACTCCTGCCATCCAGGGAAGAATAGTGGAGAAAACTAGAAACTTTGCGAGAACTTTTGGAttcagaaattaagaaatatggaAAACATTCTAAGAGCAGACAACTCAGAGATTCTGATATAATGATAACAAATGTCCAAGTAGAGTTTAATTTCTGTTGACCAAGTCCAGAGATACATACCAAGGTTTAGGTAACTCCTAGGAAGGCAGGTTCAACCTTAAACTGAGACGAATGAGTAATGGCAAACACCATGTGGTTCAcacattatatttattaattctcATGATGGCCTTGCTAAATAGCCATTATCAACctgttttactgatgaggaaaataGCTAAAAGAGTATCCAGATCTCTTAAGTACGGGACATAGGACTCAGACCTAGTTCTAGCTGAttctgaaagtttttttaaaccaTGCTGCCCCCTGGAGCAGAAAAAGAGCATGCCTCTCCGAGGATCGCGAAATCCACCCCAGTGGTGGGATACAAAGGGGAACTACCAAAAGCTAGAGTGAGAAGGAGTGGGTCAATGCAGCAGACAATGAGCCAAGCTAACATAAGAGTGtgtgcctagggcttccctggcacggtggttaagaattgTACTGAGAAACTTTGTTCACATGAGTAAGTATATGGGAATGGAAAAAGCCAGGTATAGCAATATCACCCAATTCTTTAAACTCATTCCAAGTTAGATGCCAAAAATTACATAGAAATCtatcataaaaattatttgtaatgatCTATCCACTGACAACTTCACTAGCTCCTcctttaaaatttctgaaaacaaaGAATTGTTTTCAACCtgacttttaaaagaatatattgacCTGGAGCAGTTACTGTCTGTGGCTAAGGTTTCTACTACAGATGCTAATATAAGGAAAAACATAGAAAGAATTTTTGCAACTCAAAATAACTTGTAAACAGTGTAGAGGCTGTTTTACTCCAAAAGAGAATCTAAAATCtgagataaaaggaaaagaatttattACACAGCCATCATAGCCGTTCACTTCCACAATGTCTgggaaataaaccaaaaaagcAATACGAAGATTTACCAAATCCATATTTGTTTTGTTCTCATTTAGAAGCATCTTGCCTGCCTGAAATAACCTTTAAAGGATTAGCAAAATGGAAACAGTATTAATTTAacgtaaaatattttttataaaatattttcatttcatcatgtgttttatatatttttgatgtaccTTGGAGCTGCAGATATAACTTATTCAATATGCAGAAAATGTGCTATTGACCACATAATCTAATTAGTAAATTCAATCCTCACTGTCAAACCAATCATCTAAATAAAATTCACTTTGAGAAAAAGTGTGACAATTTTCAATTCAAATAAATGTGTTAGTATATGAATTTGatataaattttctaaaaactGAGAAATAGATCACAAAATGTATCTCATAAGCTCAATTATTAAAACCAATCAAGATTAAAATGATGTAAGAACTAATAGAAttagtttatacatttttataatgtcATAAAACCAGGAATAAATCTATATGGGTTCTGTCATCACTTAATTCATAATAGTAAAacataatcaataaatattatttatgaattagaatatgatttttttaaagcacagtaTTCCTTTAATAAGTATGTCCATGTGTATACTGAAATTTGGTTTTCAGCTTTCAGGAATAACTAAGTAAAAATGACACATACAAATTCTCTAACTagttttttttctgaagtagTAATAAAAACTTTTCCCATATATTTAATGAAGAATAAAAGTATGTTGTTAAAAATAGATCAGCAGCTaacacacaattttattttttgttaataagAAGCACAAAGTATCAAACatgttaaaagataaaatgaggtcAGGATGGGAGTATTTATATACTTCATGACAGAATTTGATAAAATAAGTATATCAGACAGGATAGGCTAGGtcatgctgcagtaacaaacaacaaaatggtaTGACTCAAAACAACAAAGGCTTCTTTCTAAGCTAAGCTACATGCACCCTGTGGCTGGCAGACCAAATCTGCTCCTCATAATCACTCAAGGGCCCAGGCCGACAGAGCAATGATCCCCTCCCTGTACCAAAGGGAAAGGAGAGCTCTAGAGGTTTCATATGGGTAAAGGCAATACTTCTGTTCATAACTCACTGGCCAGAAATAGTCCTATGGCCTTACCCAATTCCATGATTGCCATGAAATGAACTCCAACCTCATGCCTGAAAAGGGAGGGAATGGGAACTATTTGGTGATCTGTGATTTTTtacaatatgttttaaattttattgagcaACACATatcaaatctaaaataaaattacatatgactttttttgcagattattctgtgtaatgggaaaaaatatgaagGTCTCTTAAACTaatccattttatatttaaaagaatcaatGTCACTAACCTCCACTCCTTCAGCTGTTCAAAGTCACTTTTCTTTCCAGATAATGACACCTCTTACAGATAAGTGTTGAGAATAGCTGAAAAAAATTGCTTATgtttaaatatgtgaaaaatatttagGGTTCAATATTTTCTTCAATGTTGGTTTTGCTTTGCTCTCACCAGACTCTCCTTCAATAATAATGCACTTCTTAACCACAGAGATAAAAGAGATGTGACGATTAAAAGAGATATGATGAAAATTACTATCACTCCCACCATTCACACTCACACAGTATATCTGATTTCAGAAAGTCACAACAAATATCCAATTACCATATTTCTAAGAGCCTTACTTCACCCTTACCTGGGATATATGTAAGACGGGAAAAGACAGGAAGCCTAAGAAGGGTTTACAATGCCTTGATTAATAATTAAAGGAAGTTTCTTCCAAAACATGTTGAATTGTCCCTTTGTTTGTCATCCTAGAGGGTTTTACACCGTAGGTGAGGGATATATCTTTCTTTTGTAAAGTTAGAAAAGAACTATTGTAAATGCAGAAGAAGGAAAGATGAACTTACACAACACTAGGAAAGAGTATAAGGGCTCTATATATTAATTTACTTCAAGGCGTAGGTATCCACCTGCCCTGTGGACTATTCCACACAATAAGAACTTGAATTGATGTGAGCTTTAATTCCTGCTCAAATAGCAAGAAACATTTGCCACTGAGTATGATGAAGAATGAATTTGCATACAGCAGAGGCTTTCCATTTTACCACAACCTAGAGTGAGCAGTATATTTTCATCATGATccaatacacatatacatattgttTCATGAAACAATAATTACCCTCACTACATGTGATGCACTCTGATACTTCCTATTCTAATGTCTTTTAACGCTGTTCACGACGcactaaattgatttcacaaCCAATGAATGATTCATAACCCACAATTTTAAAACACTGGgctatagaaaatagaaatataaaaggcAATCTCTGACTATAACAAGTGTCCTTAAGGAAGTTTTAGCTTGGAGGTACAAGTGGGTAAGCCAAGGTCTAGAAGTTAATATCCACAGGAGGTTAAATTTTATTCTGTTACATTAGTTTGCCCACCGTAATATTTAAACTTCCCCATTGGTCAATAACAGTTTTTATAGGCCAATATCATAGACTTGCTGTTTCCAACTCTGTGGTAGACAGGAAAATGTCCCCCGAGGTTATCAGTCCCAATCCCTGGAACTTGTACATCCCACTATATATGGAACAAGGGCCCTGGCAGATATGAAtaaattaagaatcttgagatggggagataatCCGGGATTATCCtgtgggccctaaatgcaattACACATAACCCTGTAAGAGGAAGGCAGCAGGGGATCTGATACACATCGAGGAGAAGATGATGTAAAAAGGAggcatagagggcttccctggtggcacagtggttgagagtccgcctgccgatgcaggggacgcgggttcgtgccccgatccgggaggatcccacgtgccgcggagcggctgggcccgtgagccatggccgctgggcctgcgcgtccggagcctgtgctccgcgacgggagaggcccgcgtaccgcaaaaaaaaaaaaaaaaaaaaaaaaaaaaggaggcagagAGATATTTGAAGATTCTGGTCTTGAAGATTGGAATAATGTGGCCATAAGTCAGTGaatgccagcaaccaccagaagctggaagagtcaAAGAAATTATTCTACCCCAGCGCCTCTGGAAGGAGTGtggccttgccaacaccttgattttggcccattgatactgattttggacttccggcctccagaactgtgagacaataaagttctgatgttttaagccaccaagtttgtggtattttgccATAGCAGGCTCCGAAACTAGTATGAGCCCTATGAAATTGACTTAATAAGAGACACCGTGCAAAGTGCCCCATAGTACACAGCCACCTGTAACTCTCTATGCCTTGCTATATTTTAAGAAAGAGTTATGGTAGCTTACAGAGATTCACAAAACATCCTgataacacaaataataaataggcaaaaagggaaaaaccaaAGATATGCAAAACAGAGCCAACAACAAGGTTTATATTTGTTTAtgcaaatatacatataatagttaCTGCCATAAGTCCACAGCAAATTTGGCTTTAAACTTTCTAACAGCCAGTATTCAAAGGAAGTCTCCTTGTTTATGTGATTCAGTGGTTATTGGATGAAAACAAGCCAAGACAAGGTGAAATTCCTACCCAGGATATTTCTTTTGGCCTCAGTTATTCATGCTATACTCATTACACCCTGTGTCAACTTCTTAAGCCAGACCCAAGTCAACAAGGCTACTAATTATATCATAGGTTGATAACATATCAAAACTTAACTTGATAGAAACAAATTCTATAGCATATATTGATAAGATATCAAAACCTaagttaataaaacaaaattctataGGAGGGAAGAGGGTGTCAATAGAATACCCTCTAGGAATATAGCTCGCCACTGATTTACCTTAATTCCAGGGTACATTTTAGAGTATTTATGACAGGCCTTGAATAAtgctcagaaaataagaagtgttCTCAGCTGAACTattaaatattcaacaaatgcttCAGCCAATGCCTATATGGCTTGCTTGAGAGCAGAGCTCTTATGGAGTAAAATACAGTGTTTCTACTGTCAAGCGGGGTCTAGATAACTACTGAGGAGTCAGATAAATACCCCATCCCTACTCCCTGAAGAAGCTTCCAGGCCAGTGGGGTAGAGAAACACAGAGCGCTCCAAATTAGTTCCCCTAATCCAGAAAAGGGGTATCAAGAATGGCttccgagggcttccctggtggcacagtggttgagagtccgcctgctgatgcaggggacgcgggttcgtgccccggtccgggaggatcccacatgccgcggagcggctgggcccgtgagccgtggccgctgagcctgcgtgtccggagcctgtgctcttcaacgggagaggccacaacagtgagaggcccgcgtatcacaaaaaaaaaaaaaagaatggcctcCGGGAAGCGATACTAACTGACTGTTAGAGATGAGTAgatcagtgggagggaggggaatggCACCCCTCATGGGTCAGAAGTTTCTTCAGCCCCTAAAGTTAAGCAATGCGCTTGGAGCACGTCAAGGCCTAAGCtggatgaaaagagaaagaaatcacacagaaagaaagtggaaggaggaaaagaaaaaaaaaatgcatttcattCTCCACCACATGGCACACGCATAAACATTGCTTCAgaggttgggggggtggggtcagCACTATAGCCATTTCCAACAGAATAGAGTTAGCGAACCCTGCAGGACGTTCCTGAAAGCCAGGCCTCTCGCCCCTGAACCTGCGTTCGGTCAGCCCTCCGCTCACCTGGAGGCGCTCGTCTCACTGCGCAGGCGCCAGGTCAGACGTTAGGAGTTCCGTGTCTCTCACTAAGACTCCACTCTAGCTGCCAAACTTCCGTTTCTCTACTGCTCTCCGCTGAAGTCTCCGGCTGGAACTGGGGGGCGGGCCTTCCGGGAAAGGGGCGCGCGGCAGAGGAGGCTCTGGAGTTGGTAAGTCTGTAGGTGACTGTTAGGGGGGCATGTAGTGAGTTATGGGCAATGGCTGCAGAGACCCTGCGGAGTTCTCCAACCTTGTAGAGTCGCCAGGAAAAGGACGAGTCAATTTCATTAAGCAGCTCGGAGGTTTCACAGGTCTCCCCCAAACAACTTGACCTTTTCCTGCATAACTTGGCAGATTTACCAAACGAAGGACGCTAGCCTAGTTTCCTCTCCGGCGCAGTTACTCTCTTCCAGTTTAGGCAGCATTCAAGGCTCGGTTTCTCTGCTCATCAGTTGGCCTTAGCTTtgtggggctgggggtgcagATTAGTTTTGTTACCAGCTTCAGAAAAGTATGATTGAatgatatttaagaaaaatattagcgAAATGCCCTACCGATATAAACGTCGGTTGACTTGACACTGTTGCTTCCATCACAGGCAGAGGCGTGATCCAGGCAGTTGGAGGAGGTTGGGGATGTTCTTGTTGAACTGAGTAAAGCTTGACATCCATTCAGAGCCGTTCGTGTCTCTGCGACCCAGTAAAATAGTCCGTACtgggctttaaaaagaaaagcactgtGTCTAGATTGTTTTTCTGTGAAACACGTGTGCACATTGTGTGAGTTCCTTGAGGTCTGATAACTATGACTATTAGAGCAGGCCCCGGGCCCTGAGTTTTGCACGTCAGCCTCACAATGCAGTGAGATAGTACAACTGTCCTGTAGTAGATGAGAAAACGAAGGCAAAGAATACATACTACTGCAAACACGATATGTCCATTAAAGTGCAGAGGCAAGATTCCAACCAGCTTTTCAACTCCAGAGCTGGCGCTCTCCATTAACCCGtggtttttgagaaacctccctccccagcagaatttacacacacacaacacacatttCAGCATTCACTTTTAAAGTTCCCCCCGGGGATTCACCACACCGAGGATTACCCAGGTTAAGAACTCCTGCACATCATCTgcacttttcaaagaaaaaaggcagaCCTAATCCAAAGCCAGTTACTGTATAAACCCGACCTTTTAAATGCATCAGACCTATCAGAAAGATCAGAGAAACTTACCCTTTTATGCTAAAGTAAAGAGATAGATATTTTCTCCTTTGGGCTTAACATGTTTTGCTCTGGCACATTTCAGTAATTTGTTTTTGCTTAGCATTTTCAAGTCCGGGTAATTTTTCTTCATGATACTGTTTTCTTTAGTTCACAGTTAAagaaaatttgatattttaagtGACTATTCTCTACCCCTTAGAATAGCTTCATGTGAataaaaacctatttttttttttttttgccttttacctTAATGTCTTTCACGCGGTCatcatgttttttttaagataaagttGAAAGTTTCTGTAAATGGGCATACCAGGATCCTGAAAAATCCTAGATAAGGCTttccaatctttaaaaaaaaatttaaagctaatAGAGTGGCAGTTTGCCAGTCTCAGGACCAATATTTATGGACAGCAGAACTTGTGAGCTGTTTTAGTGTATGTAACAGAAAGGTTTACCAAGCTCCTATGCTGTACTTCATCAGAAACATacagctctgtgctctgtaagAGACTACAAAGCAGTAATTGGTAATTGTCGTAGCCATTTTCAGTTTGCTTCTATTTAGCaagtgtttctttgtttctagtaAAGGATTCAGGTTTGGAGAGGCTCATTCTGTTTCTCCATCATAAAAGTTTTAGGACTTGGATTTTGTGATATGACCATTTCCGTTGGATTCTGAGACCTTATTATTTATGAGCTATGTGTCCCAGTACTTTGCTCCATTCCATGGTGGGCACGGAGATAACTTAGCATCCTGTGAAGGCTTCCGTGACCACTGTCCTAGTGAGTCCCTCCCTCCTTACTACCTGTCAGGTTACCAAGCTGCTGGTCCCCTCGTCTATGTTTCTCTGACTGTCAGTGTTTATAAGTGAGGATACCATTCCAGGGAGGTGCAGGTTCAACTACATGGAGTATGCATATGCTTTTTTGCATGATTCAATGAGGACAAGGAATAAACAAATGTGTCTGTATAGAATGTATGAACACCAAGCATgtttaggttttttctttttttagtttaccATTGATTCAGTGGCACTGTCTTATTTCTCACATAGTCCTTCAAGCTTTGTTTTCCGAAAAGGAAACTCATATTTAGAGAGGATAGGTAATTGTTCAGAATAACCCAGttgataagtggcagagccagtacTCAGACCTAAGCCTCAGGATTCCATGCTgcctcttcatttaaaaataaaatgatttgggaTTCAGAACATATTTTCGTGAAAATTTTGTAGCAAAATGATAGTTCCTAGACCCCCTTACAAATAACTGATTGTGGAAATATTGTGCAATGGCAACAGAAATCTGCTCTGATGCCATAATGGTAattaagcaaaacaaagaaaagttgaTTAAGAAaccttttgttttttagttttttttgtctGATGTTTGGAGAAAAGATAACCTTAAAGGTGGAAGGAAGACAAAAGATAATGCATGCAAAGAAACTTTTTGTAGCTTCTGAAGGCAACTTCTGGTAATTTGCAAGGCCTTTAGAGGTTTATAGCACTGACTGTTTTCTCTTTATACGTTAACTGTTAATGACTTTTTTTCTCATCGATGAAATTGTACACCTCTAACAATCCCAGTCCATCCCCATGCACATAATGGAGCAAGAATTGGGAGAGAAAGGAATCCTAGAACTgagtgctgaaaggaaaaggaaggagtaaGGCTTGCAAAGATCCCAGGTTGGAGGGGAGAGCGGAGAGAGACCTTGGACAGTTCTCCCATTGCTGGCCTTCAGGTGGCACTGTTGGCCCAAGATTGCTCGATTGGTGTTCAGAAGGTAAATGGTTTGAGACCGACATTCTGAAACTGGTTTGAGGTCATCCTCTGCTCTTTCAATGGATCTTGGAATGGACATGaaaaattctttaatttaaatACTGGATATTTAAATTGCCAGAGCAGTTCTGAAATTTACTTGGCAGCATTCCTGTGTAGGAgggttttcaaatatatttcttctATTGGTTTTTCAAGATAGGTTTATGCCTTTTTTCTATTTGGAGATCAACTCCTTTTCATCCCAGCTGAACTGTCCCCCAGATACTGTCTTAGTCAGCAAGAACTCTCATCTCACTATAAAAATTTCATGTAAATTAGCATATTCTGCCAACAGGTACCCTTACATTTGAACTACAATGGAATGAGGGTTATTCTACCAGCAAcattctttggttttttgttttttttttttcagataaggaactctcaaatgcttttttaaacattgaagtatagttggtgtacaatattatatgttacaagtGTACCatatagtaattcacaatttttaaaggtaatactccatttacagttattataaaatattggctatagtaCCTGTGAACGTTCTTGATTTTTATGTATCACCTATATAATCTTCGATATATAGTACCTATAATTTTTGCATATTACAGATATCATTCTTATACTATTTCAACATTCTATGTATGTCTCCGAAGAAAAAGTTACTGTTTTCAGCTAATAAGAATTTAGCTAATTTTCATTAAAGcagaatatataaaatggaagatAAGGCAAGTAACATCACAATTCATAAATGCCTTTTGTTCAGGAATAAAATGAATCTTTTGAGCTGTTGAGTTAATTCCTATAAGACTACTATCTTTGTTTTTCCCAGCTGGCTCTCAGCCTCTAGGCAGAATTCAATCCAGCAACCTGGAGGCTAAATGACCTCATAACTCATTAGCTGTTCTTAGAGCCATCTGGAGCCCTTGAGGAGAACAGCATTCAAAGGGCTGATAATAAAGACAACAGCATAATTATTTCTCCACCATGATTAAATCTTTAGGTGGCAAGCAGTCAGCATATTTATTATGCAGATTGCTGTGGTAGGTGTTTTCTGAAGGTATAATAACAATGCTGCGGTAGGATAACTTGTTTCCCTGTCCTCATCTAGCCTACAAATAGGTAAGCTGACTCTCAGTAAATAACCAATTGAGTCATAAGATCATTCATTGTAAAAGAGGCAGTACAGCTGGGGAGTAAGAGTGTGTGAACACCAAATGTAAAAGAtgcaaaaaatttaaagcatgcaaaggaaatagccacttgGACTGTGGGTATTTCTCAACGCCAAGGCACATCCTGCCAAAGATGTGAACTGATGCACGTGTGGCTTGCTGTGTTTTCGCTTTGTAAAATGTTCATTAGATAATCTGGGAGTTTCTTGCACTAACCTGTttatctttcttctcattttctatAGGGACTCCTGCTCCTTGCTGCGCAAGAAATGTCTTCCCTTTCGGAATATGCCTTGCGCATGAGTCGTCTGAGTGCCCGGCTGTTTGGTGAAGTTGCCAGGCCTACCGATTCCAAATCCATGAAAGTGGTGAAGCTGTTTAGTGAGCAGCCTTTGGCCAAGAGGAAGGAGACTTATGACTGGTATCCTAATCACAACACTTATTTTGCACTCATGGGGACACTACGTTTTCTTGGACTCTACAGGtaatgacaaaaaaaaacaaaaaaaaacacaaagagtaACCTATAAGAAATTTGTTTAGtagatcagaaaaggaaaaaattagccTTTCTATCTTTATAGTTTTGTGGGTCTTATAATAGTGCCCAGGTAGTTCAAAAGGTACAGTTGTGGGAGGGGAAAGCTTTCAAAATATCCATAAtgagtatactttaaaaaaaaaaaaaagaaacatgcacttATTGGAAGACATAATTTAATTATGTCTAAAATGTGACTAACATTGACTAGATACTGAGCTATAGTGACATGTTAAATTAGCCATTAATCTAAGAGCACTCAGTGGATGCAGAGGAAAACTGGTCCAAACACTGAGCAGATTCTTGTTGGTCAGGTGAAGAGAGTCCCTGCCCTGTGGCTGATCTGCTTCCTAACAGCCGAGCGGGAGGGAGCCGCCTTCCTTTCTTGATGGCAGTTTTGTAGgatttcttatttcctttcacCCCCTTCGGACATTTTTAGTTGGTACCCTTTTTGGTATACTAATTTGGTCTAAATAAGCTGTAGTTTACCTTTAAGAGtaatatgtaatcaatattaTAATAAGATAATAATATGTAATAGTAAGAGTAGCAGGTTCTTTCCACCATGCAtctgtatgtttgtgtatgtgtcgGAAGTGGGTGCTTAAGATGATATACTgctctagaaagaaaaaagatcaaaCACCCATGTgaccattttctttaaaaaaatgtcttagtTACCATACAAATACATGCTCATTATAAAAGAATTTAAACAGTACATAATTGTATAAAGTTAAaatgcctacttttttttttcaatttaacaaGTTTTAATTGGACTTGTCTTAGGGCaacaatacaaaaattaattttggacTGTTCGTgctaatataataaaattaatagttcATTCCAGATAACTAAAGATTGGTACATTCATTGatccaacagatttttttttaagtaccttCCATGTACAGGCACTTACTATGGGCACAAGGggaacagcaatgaacaaaatagaaTAGATTTTCTTAGTTAATATATTACTAGAGATGATAGTCCATGACGTATCTTGAATGTCTGTAATTGCTCTTGGGATTATCTCCCTTGCCATTAGTCccggctcaaaaaaaaaaaaaattaattttattcttaccccaaataaaatattggaagGCAGATGTCCTGAGTAGAAAATCATAACCCATAACCAAATTAAATACATTcagttattttaatttacttgtttGCTGCTACTCTCcatttgtttgaaaaataaagccttgactaTCTTTGGGGACAGAGAAAAAATACTTAGCATTTAGTTATCCATGGAAAAgctcaattattttcatatttagccACTAGTTATGGTAAATGGTGCCTCTAACACAAGGCCTCCTGGGAAGTCAGGCAGGATGAAACTAGACAGTCTTCAATAGAGAAAATCTTACTCAAAGACCTACAAAACAGGGAGGGAAGCAGGTTCTCAAAAACAGTGAGTCATTCAGTCAAGCAGGTGCTTGGGCTGGCTCATCAGCGGAGACAAAGACCCCTGCCTTTGTCGCTTGCTCTCTGGAGGAGGTTGTCAGGAAAGGTtgtggggagggggggcagggaaggaggagagggaaacaTATTAAATAAGTTATGTGGTGTGTTACAAAGTTGAATGTGCTACAGGGAAGAAAAACAGTAGAGCCTGCTGAGCAGGATCAAGAGTGCTGACCGGGCGCTCAGTGGGCGGGGAGAGGACAGGCCACAGTATTAGACAGGACAGTCAGGGTTATAGCCTCATTGAGAAGGTGAGGCTTAAGCAGAGACCTGAGGGCGGTGAGTGAGCCCGGTGGCACCCAGGGAAGAGCTTGCAAGGCAGAGACAAGAGCAGAGCAAAGGCCTTGAGTCAGAATGTTCCTCATCTGTTCCAGGGGCTGCACAGGCTGCAGGGAGAACAGTGGGACAGGAGGTGGATTGTGCAGGGGGCTGAGTAAAATGGGGAGCGGTTTGCCGGGTTGTAaacagaggagtgacatgatctgacttacatttcAAAAGAATTACTCTGGCTGTGTTTTTGAGAATGACTTAGT
This window contains:
- the MRPS33 gene encoding small ribosomal subunit protein mS33 encodes the protein MSSLSEYALRMSRLSARLFGEVARPTDSKSMKVVKLFSEQPLAKRKETYDWYPNHNTYFALMGTLRFLGLYRDEHQDFKDEQLRLKKLRGKGKPRKGEGKRATKRK